Part of the Niallia alba genome is shown below.
ATGCTTGAGACCCAAGCCATACTGTCCGTTAAGTGTGGGACAAACCTTATTTTCAGGTAGGGAAAACCTGCCATTTTTCCAAAATCCTCTTCGCTTGGTTGATAGAATCTTCCATAGATCCATTATTATTAATTACTTCATCAGCAAGAAGAAGTTTCTCTCGTAATGGCATTTGCGCGTTTATTCGTTTAACAGCCTGCTCATAGCTTAAATCATTTCTTTTCATTAATCGATTAATTTGAACATTTTGATCTACATATACTAAAATCGTTCGATCCACCGTTTGATTTAATTTATTTTCAAAAAGCAACGGAATATCTAAAATCGCTATTTTCTCTCCTGATTCAACTGCTTGTCTCTGCTTAACATCCATTCTTCTTCTTACATCAGGATGTACAATGCCATTAAGTACATTCCGTTCTTCTTCATTTGAAAAGATAATTTCCCCAAGCTTTTGTCTATTTAAGGTACCATCTTGATGTAAAATCTCCTTACCAAAATGGGACACTATTTCTACATATGCTGGTTCTCCTTTTTCTACAGCAAGTCTCGATTCGATGTCTGCGTCAATAATCGGGATGTTTAGTGATTGAAAATAGGAAGATATCGTCGATTTTCCACTCGCAATCCCTCCAGTTAATCCTACTATTATCGTCATAACAATACCTACCTTATTGAATTTAGTATTTAGTATGTAACAAATTTATATAAAGGAGAGAGATAGGTGAAATTCCAAAGGCGATTCGCCAAGGAGGGGCACCGCCTTAGAAGGAACCAACCTATTTCGCAAATTTGGTAAAGAATTAAAGTTTTAAAATCCCAATAATGATTAAGATAATCCCGGGAATAAAAGAGAATTTATCCATATAACTTTTCTCTGACAAAAACTTACCTAGATAAATGCCTAAAGACACAAAGGATGTACTCATAAAAATAACAGCAAGAGTTAAAAATAGTGGCGAAAACCCGAGCATAGAAGCACCAATTCCTGCTCCAAAGGCATCTAAAGACAGAGCAAAACCTAACACAACCGCTTCTAGCCCTGTAATCGTTCCTGATTTATCAAAATCCGCTGATAAAGGTTTCTTTAAAATATTGATGACAATTCCTAAAGATTTTATTTCAAAATTTATAATATTCTTCTCTTCTGTTAGAACTTCCTTTTCTTTACTCGGCTTAAAATATTGGTAAAGAATCCATCCACCTAATATGATTAATATAATACCACCTATACTTTCTGCAAACGATGGGGAGAATATCCTTGAAATAACATGACCTACCAACATTGCTGTTAGAAGTGTCAGACCAGAACAACAGGCGATAATCAGGATAGAATTTAAGGGCATTTTCATTTTTCGCAGTCCATAAGTAAAACCAACACTAAAGCTATCGATGCTGACAGCGATTGCTAATAATAAAAGAGAAAACACCTGGGCCA
Proteins encoded:
- the coaE gene encoding dephospho-CoA kinase (Dephospho-CoA kinase (CoaE) performs the final step in coenzyme A biosynthesis.); translated protein: MTIIVGLTGGIASGKSTISSYFQSLNIPIIDADIESRLAVEKGEPAYVEIVSHFGKEILHQDGTLNRQKLGEIIFSNEEERNVLNGIVHPDVRRRMDVKQRQAVESGEKIAILDIPLLFENKLNQTVDRTILVYVDQNVQINRLMKRNDLSYEQAVKRINAQMPLREKLLLADEVINNNGSMEDSINQAKRILEKWQVFPT
- the ytaF gene encoding sporulation membrane protein YtaF is translated as MAQVFSLLLLAIAVSIDSFSVGFTYGLRKMKMPLNSILIIACCSGLTLLTAMLVGHVISRIFSPSFAESIGGIILIILGGWILYQYFKPSKEKEVLTEEKNIINFEIKSLGIVINILKKPLSADFDKSGTITGLEAVVLGFALSLDAFGAGIGASMLGFSPLFLTLAVIFMSTSFVSLGIYLGKFLSEKSYMDKFSFIPGIILIIIGILKL